One segment of Urocitellus parryii isolate mUroPar1 chromosome 5, mUroPar1.hap1, whole genome shotgun sequence DNA contains the following:
- the Opalin gene encoding opalin produces MTKQPPANFPIISSRCLKLQNSSQAHSSQSPASTLVPVIHAPRRSQGCSEVSVGPAALASFPFHDTRRPGSFAFAVPRAWGSPQASTSGDIVASLSPCDPLFLKSWQLQEPPSSQASCGVFAEIEEAAQISFSLNFTLPANATSSPVVTGGKEADCGPSLGLAAGIPSLVAAALLVALLLTLIHQRRRGSSHESAEESERPCEISEIYDNPKIAENPRRSPTDENTIGAQEAHIYVKTVVGGEEPLPDTYRPPEERERRRGLWWLIPRLSLE; encoded by the exons ATGACCAAGCAGCCACCAGCCA ATTTCCCCATCATCAGCTCTCGCTGCCTTAAACTCCAAAACAGCTCACAAGCCCATTCCAGCCAGTCTCCTGCTTCCACCCTTGTCCCTGTGATCCATGCTCCAAGGAGAAGCCAGG GTTGCTCCGAGGTTTCTGTTGGTCCGGCTGCGCTGGCCTCCTTCCCCTTCCACGACACACGGAGACCGGGGAGCTTTGCCTTTGCTGTGCCCCGTGCCTGGGGCTCCCCTCAGGCCTCCACGT CTGGGGACATAGTGGCCAGCCTCAGCCCGTGTGACCCATTGTTTCTAAAGAGCTGGCAGCTGCAGGAGCCGCCAAGCTCTCAGGCCAGCTGTGGTGTCTTTGCTGAGATTGAAGAAGCTGCCCAGATA AGTTTTTCACTAAACTTCACACTGCCGGCTAACGCA ACTTCCTCTCCGGTTGTTACAGGTGGGAAAGAAGCA GACTGTGGGCCTTCTCTTGGGTTAGCGGCGGGCATCCCATCCCTGGTGGCTGCAGCCCTGCTGGTGGCCTTACTACTTACTTTGATTCACCAGCGAAGAAGAGGAAGCAGCCATGAGTCCGCTGAG GAAAGTGAGAGACCATGTGAAATTTCAGAAATCTATGACAATCCCAAGATAGCTGAG AATCCTAGGAGGTCACCCACTGATGAGAATACAATAGGAGCACAAGAAGCCCACATATACGTGAAGACTGTAGTGGGAGGCGAGGAGCCCCTGCCTGACACTTACCGTCCTcctgaagaaagagagaggaggaggggactcTGGTGGCTTATACCCAGACTGAGTCTAGAATGA